From Serinicoccus profundi, the proteins below share one genomic window:
- a CDS encoding uracil-xanthine permease family protein, with product MWSVHGDGTRIAPGEVVGPRERLAWIPTIGIGMQHVVAMFGATFLVPLITGFPPSTTLLFSGLGTVLFLLITRGQVPSYLGSSFAFLAPIAAAQAQHGPAGALGGVVLAGVGLALVGAIVQVVGHGWIGRLMPPTVTGAIVALIGLNLAPAAWSNVEQAPVTALVTLGAILLCSVLFRGLLGRLSILLGVLVGYAVALLRGEVDLAVVADAGWLGAPPLMAPEFHLGVVGLFLPVVLVLVAENIGHVKSVAQMTGESADSLDHMLGRTLMSDGLATTLAGAGGGSGTTTYAENIGVMAATRVYSTAAYWVAALTAVALAFLPKFGAIIQTVPAGVLGGAATVLYGMIGVLGIRIWVENRVDFGNPINLATAAVALVVGIANYTWSAGALSFEGIALGTAAALLVYHGLHAVNRFTGAVDLGSQERPGPGPADPTVGSRRPRAGR from the coding sequence ATGTGGAGCGTGCACGGTGACGGCACCCGGATCGCGCCGGGGGAGGTGGTCGGGCCCCGCGAGCGCCTCGCCTGGATCCCCACGATCGGGATCGGGATGCAGCACGTCGTCGCGATGTTCGGGGCGACCTTCCTCGTCCCGCTCATCACCGGCTTCCCGCCGAGCACGACCCTGCTCTTCAGCGGGCTGGGGACGGTGCTCTTCCTGCTCATCACGCGCGGTCAGGTCCCGTCCTACCTCGGCTCCAGCTTCGCTTTCCTCGCCCCCATCGCCGCCGCCCAGGCCCAGCACGGCCCGGCGGGTGCCCTCGGTGGCGTGGTCCTCGCCGGGGTCGGGCTCGCGCTGGTCGGTGCGATCGTCCAGGTCGTCGGGCACGGCTGGATCGGCCGCCTCATGCCGCCGACGGTGACCGGGGCGATCGTGGCCCTCATCGGGCTCAACCTCGCGCCCGCCGCCTGGTCCAACGTCGAGCAGGCACCGGTCACGGCCCTGGTGACGCTGGGCGCGATCCTGCTGTGCTCGGTCCTCTTCCGCGGGTTGCTCGGGCGCCTCTCGATCCTGCTCGGCGTGCTCGTGGGGTATGCCGTCGCGCTGCTGCGCGGCGAGGTCGACCTGGCGGTGGTCGCCGACGCCGGGTGGCTGGGTGCGCCGCCGCTCATGGCGCCGGAGTTCCACCTCGGCGTGGTCGGCCTCTTCCTGCCCGTCGTCCTCGTCCTGGTGGCGGAGAACATCGGGCACGTGAAGTCCGTGGCGCAGATGACGGGGGAGTCCGCGGACTCCCTGGACCACATGCTGGGGCGCACCCTCATGTCGGACGGCCTGGCGACCACCCTCGCCGGCGCGGGGGGCGGCTCCGGCACCACGACCTACGCCGAGAACATCGGCGTGATGGCCGCGACCCGCGTCTACTCCACCGCGGCCTACTGGGTCGCGGCGCTGACCGCCGTGGCGTTGGCCTTCCTGCCGAAGTTCGGGGCCATCATCCAGACCGTCCCCGCGGGGGTGCTCGGGGGCGCGGCGACGGTGCTCTACGGCATGATCGGCGTGCTCGGCATCCGGATCTGGGTCGAGAACCGCGTGGACTTCGGCAACCCCATCAACCTCGCGACCGCGGCCGTGGCCCTCGTCGTCGGCATCGCCAACTACACGTGGAGCGCCGGGGCGCTGAGCTTCGAGGGCATCGCGCTCGGCACCGCCGCCGCGCTGCTCGTCTATCACGGCCTGCATGCCGTCAACCGGTTCACCGGGGCGGTCGACCTCGGCTCTCAGGAGCGCCCGGGGCCCGGCCCCGCCGACCCGACGGTCGGGTCCCGGCGGCCCCGGGCGGGCCGCTAG
- a CDS encoding F0F1 ATP synthase subunit epsilon, with translation MSALQVELVAADRKVWEGEASMVSARSVDGDLGIMPGHTPVLAVLVEGAVRIHVGGTPQEVTIDGGFLSVDADKVVIVADRVDAGSLTASATR, from the coding sequence GTGAGTGCACTGCAGGTCGAGCTCGTCGCCGCGGACCGCAAGGTCTGGGAGGGTGAGGCGTCCATGGTGAGCGCGCGCAGCGTCGACGGCGACCTGGGCATCATGCCGGGTCACACGCCGGTGCTGGCGGTGCTCGTCGAGGGGGCCGTCCGCATCCACGTGGGCGGGACGCCCCAGGAGGTCACCATCGACGGCGGCTTCCTCTCCGTCGACGCCGACAAGGTGGTCATCGTGGCCGACCGTGTCGACGCCGGCTCGCTGACCGCCTCCGCCACGCGCTGA
- a CDS encoding DUF2550 family protein: protein MVGYGSLLLVIMAAVGGLIILALGLLAFRIAGDRSSTCPPMPAAYRDEDGAWRRGTLRFTEDRLSLKGSGGLSVGPWMRGNLDLGVAGPLATQDADALGGAALIRVPVTYGTSRFEIALGEQHYTALRSWVEAVPPGWNSQVA, encoded by the coding sequence ATGGTGGGCTACGGGTCGCTCCTCCTGGTGATCATGGCCGCGGTCGGCGGCCTGATCATCCTCGCCCTGGGGCTGCTCGCGTTCCGCATCGCCGGCGACCGGAGCAGCACGTGCCCGCCGATGCCCGCGGCATACCGTGACGAGGACGGTGCCTGGCGCCGGGGCACCCTGCGCTTCACCGAGGACCGCCTGTCCCTCAAGGGATCGGGCGGTCTTTCCGTCGGTCCGTGGATGCGGGGCAACCTCGACCTCGGGGTGGCCGGCCCCCTGGCCACCCAGGACGCCGACGCCCTCGGCGGCGCCGCCCTCATCCGCGTCCCCGTCACCTACGGCACCTCGCGCTTCGAGATCGCGCTCGGCGAGCAGCACTACACGGCGCTGCGCTCCTGGGTCGAGGCCGTCCCGCCGGGCTGGAACTCCCAGGTCGCCTGA
- a CDS encoding gamma-glutamyltransferase — protein MTRSAAIAAPNTYATQAAAHALDAGGTALDAAVAAMLTATVTEPGVISTLGGCFINVWVPGEDPIVIDGNVEMPGRGMSADRRGGGLIEAASDYGGGMVTYVGPGSVATPGMLAAMGWAHQRYGRAPWAELLQPAADVARAGYPLSRTAQSYLVLVTDTILAWDPATQALLTRDGAPPEVGHHVVDPVLADTLEHIGREGAGTAYHGDVARAIDADMRDRGGLLSLVDLEAYQPVVRAGLRSRLGAWDLACNPPPSIGGPVLTALLRLLGATTGQVDPAQAALVMKEVLDIRLDRIDTAHDLEAAGAELLQTLHHIGATGLPTSPSTAHVSVVDEDGMACALTASAGYGSGMTIAGTGLVANNSLGELELNRHGLHALAPGTRLASNMAPTTARREDGAVLAIGTPGADRITTALAQVLTHLARHGEDLQTAVDQPRMHPRRLEDGSTRIDHEEDAGIAASLDAAGLTRFEHPPSSMYFGGVGAALRGPDGGLEAAGDARRVAATLVT, from the coding sequence GTGACCCGCTCTGCTGCCATCGCCGCGCCCAACACCTACGCCACGCAGGCCGCTGCCCACGCCCTCGACGCGGGCGGCACCGCCCTCGACGCGGCCGTCGCGGCGATGCTCACGGCGACGGTGACCGAGCCGGGGGTCATCTCCACGCTCGGCGGGTGCTTCATCAACGTCTGGGTGCCGGGTGAGGACCCGATCGTCATCGACGGCAACGTCGAGATGCCCGGCCGCGGCATGAGCGCCGACCGGCGGGGCGGCGGGCTCATCGAGGCCGCCTCGGACTACGGCGGCGGCATGGTGACGTATGTCGGGCCGGGCTCGGTCGCGACCCCCGGCATGCTGGCCGCGATGGGGTGGGCGCACCAGCGCTACGGTCGCGCGCCCTGGGCCGAGCTGCTCCAGCCGGCCGCCGACGTCGCCCGGGCGGGCTACCCCCTCAGCCGGACCGCGCAGTCATACCTCGTGCTCGTCACCGACACGATCCTCGCCTGGGACCCCGCCACCCAGGCGCTGCTGACCCGCGACGGCGCCCCACCCGAGGTCGGCCACCACGTCGTCGACCCGGTGCTCGCCGACACCCTGGAGCACATCGGGCGCGAGGGCGCCGGCACGGCCTACCACGGTGACGTCGCGCGGGCGATCGACGCCGACATGCGCGACCGGGGCGGCCTGCTGTCCCTGGTCGACCTCGAGGCCTACCAGCCGGTCGTACGCGCCGGGCTGCGCAGCCGGCTGGGGGCCTGGGACCTCGCCTGCAACCCCCCGCCCTCGATCGGCGGGCCGGTCCTCACCGCACTGCTGCGGCTGCTGGGCGCCACGACCGGGCAGGTCGACCCGGCCCAGGCCGCGCTGGTGATGAAGGAGGTGCTCGACATCCGCCTGGACCGCATCGACACCGCCCACGACCTCGAGGCCGCAGGCGCCGAGCTGCTGCAGACGTTGCACCACATCGGGGCGACCGGGCTGCCGACCTCCCCCTCGACCGCGCACGTGTCGGTGGTCGACGAGGACGGTATGGCGTGCGCGCTCACCGCGTCGGCGGGCTACGGCTCGGGGATGACGATCGCAGGCACCGGGCTCGTCGCCAACAACTCCCTCGGCGAGCTGGAGCTCAACCGGCACGGCCTGCACGCGCTGGCCCCCGGCACCCGGCTCGCCTCCAACATGGCGCCGACGACGGCGCGACGCGAGGACGGCGCGGTGCTGGCGATCGGCACGCCGGGGGCGGACCGCATCACCACGGCGCTGGCGCAGGTCCTCACCCACCTCGCCCGCCACGGCGAGGACCTGCAGACCGCCGTCGACCAGCCGCGGATGCACCCGCGCCGGCTCGAGGACGGGTCGACCCGGATCGACCACGAGGAGGATGCCGGGATCGCGGCGAGCCTGGACGCCGCGGGCCTGACGCGCTTCGAGCACCCGCCGTCCTCGATGTACTTCGGCGGCGTCGGCGCGGCGCTGCGCGGGCCGGACGGCGGCCTGGAGGCGGCGGGCGACGCGCGGCGGGTGGCGGCGACCCTGGTCACCTGA
- a CDS encoding DUF6056 family protein: MNADPRARAAVTSRPTVVALALAVGLAALGWALVLRHGFPHGDDLLHAMAGEEPGDARTLRGWLETWRFDYAYRNGRAADAVARLILLGGRPGALVVGVLVMVLAGIATWPWLRMAGPGRGRRALWGALGLGVPFLAVQAHSWLTGEGLLWVSGLANYPLATLAFLVAGAAVSGALPPRLTWAVLPVVLYAHIGHEMSAVATLVVTALALGLRRPGDGRPRAAQWAAILTSVVGFAVLATAPGLWRRTAEEDLALPLLQALSRTTLLFASLSLGWWLALGGLALLGARLAGRAPRWGTASLGAAAWLLLLLARRRWPRIADLCAEADTAVPATLLALAVIAAAAVLVVSVLVLVVHAWGALAAYPVLALSLADVLSAGVPIVASVCGQRAFFLPVTALVLAVACALRLVLDALGRTGDRGQRLARTLTVLAVVATLVSAAAYVTLTSERAARNAAAYDTFVTSVEEARATGEGVVVAPDLPEEGYAYRRAYFLGRYGCDLRYFYDLPDGVVLTDVERRESETTDRTTGCETTWQRTLTRAEEEGRAPGRR, from the coding sequence ATGAATGCCGACCCGCGGGCCCGCGCGGCCGTGACCTCCCGGCCCACCGTGGTGGCGCTGGCGCTCGCGGTGGGGTTGGCCGCGCTTGGCTGGGCCCTCGTGCTGCGGCACGGATTCCCGCACGGCGACGACCTGCTGCACGCCATGGCGGGTGAGGAGCCGGGTGATGCCCGCACGCTGCGCGGGTGGCTGGAGACGTGGCGCTTCGACTACGCCTACCGCAACGGGCGGGCCGCGGATGCGGTCGCCCGGCTCATCCTCCTCGGCGGCCGACCGGGCGCCCTCGTGGTCGGCGTCCTCGTCATGGTCCTCGCCGGGATCGCGACCTGGCCCTGGCTGCGGATGGCCGGACCCGGGCGGGGGCGGCGCGCGCTGTGGGGTGCACTCGGGCTCGGCGTGCCCTTCCTCGCGGTGCAGGCGCACTCGTGGCTCACGGGGGAGGGCCTGCTGTGGGTCTCCGGCCTGGCCAACTACCCGCTGGCCACCCTCGCCTTCCTCGTCGCCGGTGCGGCGGTGAGCGGTGCGTTGCCGCCGCGCCTGACCTGGGCGGTCCTGCCGGTCGTGCTGTATGCCCACATCGGCCACGAGATGTCCGCGGTGGCGACCCTCGTGGTCACCGCGCTGGCGCTCGGGCTGCGCCGACCCGGCGACGGTCGCCCCCGTGCCGCGCAGTGGGCGGCGATCCTCACCTCGGTCGTGGGCTTCGCGGTGCTCGCCACCGCACCCGGCCTGTGGCGGCGCACCGCGGAGGAGGACCTCGCGCTCCCGCTGCTCCAGGCGCTCTCCCGCACCACCCTGCTCTTCGCCTCGCTCAGCCTCGGGTGGTGGTTGGCGCTCGGCGGGCTGGCGCTGCTCGGTGCCCGGCTGGCCGGTCGCGCGCCGCGGTGGGGGACCGCGTCGCTCGGTGCGGCGGCCTGGCTGCTCCTGCTCCTCGCCCGCCGTCGGTGGCCGCGGATCGCCGACCTGTGCGCGGAGGCCGACACCGCCGTCCCGGCGACCCTGCTCGCGCTCGCGGTCATCGCGGCCGCCGCGGTGCTCGTGGTGAGCGTCCTCGTCCTCGTCGTCCACGCCTGGGGCGCGCTCGCGGCATACCCCGTGCTGGCGCTGAGCCTCGCCGACGTCCTGTCGGCCGGGGTGCCGATCGTCGCCTCGGTCTGTGGGCAGCGCGCGTTCTTCCTCCCGGTGACGGCGCTCGTCCTCGCCGTGGCGTGCGCCCTGAGGCTGGTGCTCGACGCGCTCGGACGCACCGGTGACCGCGGGCAGCGGCTCGCCCGCACCCTCACCGTCCTCGCGGTGGTGGCGACCCTCGTCTCCGCTGCCGCCTACGTCACCCTCACCTCGGAGCGGGCCGCCCGCAACGCCGCCGCCTACGACACCTTCGTCACCTCGGTCGAGGAGGCCCGAGCCACGGGGGAGGGGGTGGTGGTCGCGCCCGACCTGCCCGAGGAGGGGTATGCCTACCGCCGCGCCTACTTCCTGGGCCGCTACGGCTGCGACCTCAGATACTTCTACGACCTGCCCGACGGGGTGGTCCTCACCGACGTCGAGCGTCGGGAGTCCGAGACCACCGACCGGACCACCGGGTGCGAGACCACCTGGCAGCGGACCCTCACGCGGGCGGAGGAGGAGGGGCGGGCTCCCGGCCGGCGGTGA
- a CDS encoding GtrA family protein: protein MSALLRFVVVGVANTAVYYLFYRLLLLGMPYVPAHLLAWSGAVVFSFFANSLFTFGVRPTWRRFLAYPLTTLVNLTFTTIGSVLLVEWVGVDERYATLIMGIAAVPVTFLLTRYVLTAGREPAPPPPPA from the coding sequence ATGAGCGCACTGCTGCGCTTCGTCGTCGTCGGCGTCGCCAACACGGCCGTCTACTACCTCTTCTACCGCCTGCTGCTGCTCGGTATGCCGTACGTCCCGGCCCACCTGCTCGCCTGGTCGGGTGCGGTGGTCTTCTCCTTCTTCGCCAACAGCCTGTTCACCTTCGGCGTGCGCCCCACCTGGCGGCGCTTCCTCGCCTACCCGCTGACCACCCTGGTCAACCTCACCTTCACCACGATCGGGTCGGTGCTGCTCGTGGAGTGGGTCGGGGTGGACGAGCGCTACGCCACGCTCATCATGGGCATCGCCGCCGTGCCGGTGACCTTCCTGCTCACCCGCTACGTGCTCACCGCCGGCCGGGAGCCCGCCCCTCCTCCTCCGCCCGCGTGA
- a CDS encoding glycosyltransferase family 2 protein has product MPALSVVVPCFNEQGTLVELHARLGEVAADLGIGDDLEVVLVDDGSTDDTLQVARELAATDPRVVVLRLSRNFGKEAAMLAGLRQARGAAVALIDGDLQHPPELLASMYTLLRTTDVEQVVARRDRADDPFVRAQLSRLYYRLVNGLIETVRIQDGVGDFRIMSRQVLDALLALPERNRFSKGLFSWVGFPTGTVSYRNIQRGSGRSGWTLRSLLNYGIDGALAFNTRPLRLLMHLGGWAAVAALAYLVWLLVGYLLHGVTQPGYITTIAVITGLSGVQLLAVGVMGEYVGRIYQEVKARPSYLVHEVIRAERGSGAPGRLDDDTATGAR; this is encoded by the coding sequence ATGCCAGCCCTGTCCGTCGTGGTCCCGTGCTTCAACGAGCAGGGCACCCTCGTCGAGCTGCACGCGCGGCTGGGCGAGGTCGCGGCCGACCTCGGGATCGGCGACGACCTCGAGGTGGTCCTCGTCGACGACGGCTCCACCGACGACACCCTGCAGGTGGCCCGCGAGCTGGCCGCCACCGACCCGCGCGTCGTGGTGCTCCGCCTCTCGCGCAACTTCGGCAAGGAGGCGGCGATGCTCGCCGGGCTGCGGCAGGCGCGGGGCGCGGCGGTCGCGCTCATCGACGGCGACCTGCAGCACCCGCCCGAGCTGCTCGCCTCGATGTACACCCTGCTGCGCACCACCGACGTCGAGCAGGTCGTCGCCCGGCGCGACCGCGCCGACGACCCGTTCGTGCGCGCCCAGCTCTCCCGGCTCTACTACCGCCTCGTCAACGGGCTCATCGAGACGGTCCGCATCCAGGACGGCGTCGGCGACTTCCGGATCATGAGCCGGCAGGTGCTCGACGCGCTGCTCGCCCTGCCCGAGCGCAACCGCTTCTCCAAGGGTCTCTTCTCCTGGGTCGGCTTCCCGACCGGCACGGTGAGCTACCGCAACATCCAGCGGGGCAGCGGACGCTCGGGCTGGACCCTGCGCTCGCTGCTCAACTACGGCATCGACGGGGCGCTGGCCTTCAACACCCGCCCGCTGCGCCTGCTCATGCACCTGGGCGGCTGGGCCGCGGTCGCGGCGCTCGCCTACCTCGTCTGGCTCCTCGTGGGCTACCTCCTGCACGGCGTCACCCAGCCCGGCTACATCACGACGATCGCCGTCATCACCGGGCTGTCGGGGGTGCAGCTGCTCGCCGTCGGCGTCATGGGCGAGTACGTCGGGCGGATCTACCAGGAGGTCAAGGCCCGGCCGAGCTACCTCGTCCACGAGGTGATCCGGGCCGAGCGCGGGAGCGGGGCCCCGGGGCGCCTCGACGACGACACCGCCACCGGCGCCCGATGA
- the nucS gene encoding endonuclease NucS: MRVVIARCSVDYHGALEAHLPLATRLLMVKADGSVLVHSDGGSYKPLNWMAPPCSMAQTEPDEVEAEQGVTQVWQVSHGKREDTLRVKIHEVLSDTSHDLGIDPGLVKDGVEAQLQALLAEHITTLGEQWTLLRREYPTAIGPVDILCRDADGATVAVEIKRRGDIDGVEQLTRYLELLNRDPHLAPVQGIFAAQLIKPQARVLATDRGIRCVTLDYEALRGIDDAEARLF; encoded by the coding sequence GTGCGTGTCGTGATCGCCCGGTGCTCGGTGGACTACCACGGAGCCCTCGAAGCCCACCTGCCCCTCGCCACCCGGCTGCTCATGGTCAAGGCCGACGGGTCGGTGCTCGTCCACTCCGACGGCGGGTCCTACAAGCCGCTGAACTGGATGGCCCCGCCGTGCTCGATGGCGCAGACCGAGCCCGATGAGGTGGAGGCCGAGCAGGGCGTCACCCAGGTCTGGCAGGTCTCGCACGGCAAGCGCGAGGACACCCTGCGGGTCAAGATCCACGAGGTGCTCTCCGACACGAGCCACGACCTCGGCATCGACCCGGGCCTGGTCAAGGACGGCGTCGAGGCCCAGCTCCAGGCGCTGCTCGCCGAGCACATCACCACCCTCGGGGAGCAGTGGACGCTGCTGCGCCGGGAGTACCCCACGGCCATCGGCCCGGTCGACATCCTGTGCCGCGACGCCGACGGCGCCACGGTCGCCGTGGAGATCAAGCGGCGCGGCGACATCGACGGGGTCGAGCAGCTCACCCGTTACCTCGAGCTGCTCAACCGCGACCCCCACCTGGCCCCGGTGCAGGGCATCTTCGCCGCCCAGCTCATCAAGCCGCAGGCCCGGGTGCTCGCGACCGACCGCGGCATCCGCTGCGTGACCCTCGACTACGAGGCGCTGCGCGGGATCGACGACGCGGAGGCACGGCTCTTCTGA
- a CDS encoding 3-hydroxyacyl-CoA dehydrogenase family protein: MRQITTVGVIGLGTMGAGIVEVFARGGIAVIGVETTGELADRGRGILQASTDRAVAKGKLDEAGQQEILGRVTITTDLADLAPADLVVEAVPEVMDLKHQVFSALDDIVAPDAVLASNTSSLSITAIAAGTAYPQRVVGLHFFNPAPILKLVEVITTLRTDDAVRDAVVELSERIGKRPVVVGDRAGFVANYLLFGYFVSALRMLEHGHVSRADLDTAMRVGAGLPMGPCTLMDLVGLDVCHHIGDVIYAHSRSPMHAPSPLLERMVTAGLLGRKSGEGFYTYAKPGSGQVVEEQGSSAEAPAVTGVGVVGAGEIADELISRLRDGGYAVTHVPDAADREELAGLAGVDVVVEAGTATPESELAEGEDALSAPPASEDELWEVLADTVGPQTVLTTVNEEVAVAIGALSGRPGRAAVLRLHAPTGNGQVVEIGRSSATEEETVQILRGLVRAIGAEPVVCRDRPGLVVDALLMPHLMDAVRMLDEGYASVSDIDTALQHGLGYPVGPFAMIDQIGAEEVLTVCEELTEAGGLPRESVEPSPLLIEHVLLDRPFTG, translated from the coding sequence ATGCGTCAGATCACCACCGTCGGGGTCATCGGGCTCGGCACCATGGGTGCCGGCATCGTCGAGGTCTTCGCGAGGGGAGGGATCGCCGTCATCGGCGTGGAGACGACCGGGGAGCTCGCCGACCGCGGCCGGGGCATCCTGCAGGCCTCCACCGACCGGGCGGTGGCCAAGGGCAAGCTCGACGAGGCGGGCCAGCAGGAGATCCTCGGCCGGGTCACCATCACCACCGACCTCGCCGACCTCGCGCCGGCCGACCTCGTCGTCGAGGCGGTCCCCGAGGTCATGGACCTCAAGCACCAGGTCTTCAGCGCCCTGGACGACATCGTCGCCCCCGACGCCGTGCTCGCCTCCAACACCTCCAGCCTGTCGATCACCGCGATCGCCGCGGGCACGGCATACCCGCAGCGGGTGGTGGGTCTGCACTTCTTCAACCCCGCGCCGATCCTCAAGCTCGTCGAGGTCATCACGACGCTGCGCACCGACGACGCCGTGCGCGACGCCGTCGTCGAGCTCTCCGAACGGATCGGCAAGCGGCCGGTCGTCGTGGGTGACCGCGCCGGCTTCGTGGCCAACTACCTGCTCTTCGGCTACTTCGTCTCCGCGCTGCGGATGCTCGAGCACGGCCACGTGTCCCGCGCCGACCTCGACACCGCGATGCGGGTGGGCGCCGGGCTGCCGATGGGCCCGTGCACCCTCATGGACCTCGTCGGGCTCGATGTCTGCCACCACATCGGCGACGTCATCTACGCCCACAGCCGCAGCCCGATGCATGCCCCGAGCCCGCTCCTGGAGCGCATGGTGACCGCGGGGCTCCTGGGCCGCAAGAGCGGTGAGGGGTTCTACACCTACGCCAAGCCCGGCAGCGGCCAGGTCGTCGAGGAGCAGGGGTCCTCCGCGGAGGCGCCCGCCGTCACCGGCGTGGGCGTGGTCGGCGCCGGGGAGATCGCCGACGAGCTCATCTCCCGCCTGCGCGACGGTGGGTATGCCGTCACCCACGTCCCCGACGCCGCGGACCGTGAGGAGCTCGCGGGGCTGGCGGGGGTCGACGTGGTCGTCGAGGCCGGCACCGCCACCCCGGAGAGCGAGCTGGCCGAGGGGGAGGACGCGCTGTCGGCGCCCCCGGCCTCCGAGGACGAGCTGTGGGAGGTGCTCGCCGACACCGTCGGGCCGCAGACCGTGCTCACGACGGTCAACGAGGAGGTCGCCGTGGCGATCGGCGCGCTGTCCGGCCGGCCGGGCCGCGCGGCGGTGCTGCGCCTGCACGCGCCCACCGGCAACGGCCAGGTGGTGGAGATCGGCCGATCGAGCGCGACCGAGGAGGAGACGGTGCAGATCCTGCGCGGGCTGGTCCGCGCGATCGGGGCCGAGCCGGTCGTCTGCCGCGACCGCCCCGGCCTCGTCGTCGACGCCCTGCTCATGCCGCACCTCATGGATGCCGTGCGGATGCTCGACGAGGGTTACGCGAGCGTGTCCGACATCGACACCGCCCTGCAGCACGGCCTGGGCTACCCGGTGGGGCCGTTCGCCATGATCGACCAGATCGGCGCCGAGGAGGTCCTCACCGTGTGCGAGGAGCTCACCGAGGCCGGTGGCCTGCCCCGTGAGTCCGTCGAGCCCTCGCCGCTGCTCATCGAGCACGTGCTGCTCGACCGGCCCTTCACCGGCTGA
- a CDS encoding GNAT family N-acetyltransferase — protein MTIVTADADQQDAALALIVAAQRSPESACAYLGTEADGVRAELDDLDTPWQETLRVAVDPSGRVVGAVLHDVDPEETMRSWIHGPWTLDEQIWSEYAVALVRAALEQLPPEVEQHELSAAPAHTGMAQLASDLGWHATGLSIAYQATTATAQRWPADAPDARVATSADLPAITGLHDGAFPGTYATARQLLADEARATLVLEHDGEVAGYASGEIQADGAGYLDFLAIAPGHRGQGLAPGLLAAISRALLARSSQGTVNLVVDEVNAPAVALYEGFGYVRDAELLGYRSWPQPPGTA, from the coding sequence ATGACCATCGTCACGGCCGACGCGGACCAGCAGGACGCCGCCCTGGCGCTCATCGTCGCCGCGCAGCGCTCGCCGGAGTCGGCGTGCGCCTACCTCGGCACCGAGGCCGACGGGGTGCGGGCAGAGCTCGACGACCTCGACACGCCCTGGCAGGAGACCCTGCGAGTCGCAGTCGACCCCTCCGGCCGAGTCGTCGGCGCCGTGCTGCACGACGTCGACCCCGAGGAGACGATGCGCAGCTGGATCCACGGCCCGTGGACTCTCGACGAGCAGATCTGGTCGGAGTATGCCGTGGCGCTCGTCCGCGCGGCCCTCGAGCAACTGCCGCCGGAGGTGGAGCAGCATGAGCTCAGCGCGGCCCCGGCGCATACCGGTATGGCGCAGCTGGCCTCCGACCTGGGCTGGCACGCCACCGGCCTGAGCATCGCCTACCAGGCCACCACCGCGACGGCACAGCGCTGGCCGGCCGATGCGCCGGACGCCCGCGTCGCGACGTCCGCCGACCTACCGGCGATCACCGGGCTGCACGACGGCGCCTTCCCCGGCACCTACGCCACCGCCCGTCAGCTGCTCGCCGACGAGGCGCGCGCCACCCTGGTGCTGGAGCACGACGGGGAGGTGGCCGGATACGCCTCCGGCGAGATCCAGGCCGATGGTGCCGGCTATCTGGACTTCCTGGCGATCGCGCCTGGCCACCGGGGTCAGGGGCTCGCGCCGGGGCTGCTGGCCGCGATCTCACGTGCGCTGCTCGCCCGCTCCTCGCAGGGCACCGTCAACCTCGTCGTCGACGAGGTCAATGCGCCCGCGGTGGCCCTCTACGAGGGGTTCGGCTACGTCCGTGACGCCGAGCTGCTCGGCTACCGCTCGTGGCCCCAGCCGCCGGGTACGGCCTAG